The sequence CAGGGCGAGTCTCCAGCGTACGTGGTGGAGCCGAAGATCGACGGCCTTTCGGTGGCGCTCACCTACGAGAACCGCCGCTTCGTCCGCGGCGCGACGCGCGGCGACGGCGAGGTCGGCGAGGACGTGACGGCGAACCTGCGGACCATCGAGACCATTCCCAAGGTGCTCCCTCCGGAGGCGCCGGCGCGGCTTGTCGTGCGCGGCGAGGTCTTCATGCCGGTGGCCGCGTTCGAGCGCCTCAACGAGGCGCGCCGCGCCGCGGGCGAACCGCTCTTCGCCAACCCTCGCAACGCGGCGGCCGGCTCCGTGCGCCAGCTCGACCCGTCCGTCACGGCGCAGCGCCAGCTGGACTGCTTCGTCTACAGCATCCTCGCCGCCGAGGGCTTCCCGGGCCAGGCCGGGCCGCCCCGGAGCCAGTGGGCCGCCCTGGAGGCGCTGCGCGCGTGGGGCTTCAACGTCAACCCGGAAAACCGGCGCTGCGAGGCGGTCGACGAGGTCATCGAGGCCTGCCTCGCCTGGGCCGAGCGGCGCGCGGACCTGCCGTACATGATCGACGGCGTCGTGGTGAAGGTCGACTCGCTCCGGCAACAGGAGGATCTCGGCAGCACGAGCCACAGCCCGCGCTGGGCCGTCGCCTACAAGTTCCCCGCCGAACAGGCGCGCACGCGGGTGCTGGACATCGTCGTCTCCGTGGGGCGCACCGGCGCGCTGACGCCGCTCGCCGTCCTGGAGCCGGTGCGCCTGGCCGGGTCCACGGTCTCGCGCGCCAGCCTCCACAACGAGGACTACATCCGTGAAAAGGACCTGCGCGTGGGGGACTGGGTCGTCATCCAGAAGGCGGGCGACGTGATCCCGCAGGTCGTGGGCGTGGACGTCGCCGCGCGCGCGGAAGACGCGAGGCCCTTCGTCATGCCCGACCGCTGCCCCGTGTGCGGCTCGGCGGCC is a genomic window of Clostridia bacterium containing:
- the ligA gene encoding NAD-dependent DNA ligase LigA; translated protein: QGESPAYVVEPKIDGLSVALTYENRRFVRGATRGDGEVGEDVTANLRTIETIPKVLPPEAPARLVVRGEVFMPVAAFERLNEARRAAGEPLFANPRNAAAGSVRQLDPSVTAQRQLDCFVYSILAAEGFPGQAGPPRSQWAALEALRAWGFNVNPENRRCEAVDEVIEACLAWAERRADLPYMIDGVVVKVDSLRQQEDLGSTSHSPRWAVAYKFPAEQARTRVLDIVVSVGRTGALTPLAVLEPVRLAGSTVSRASLHNEDYIREKDLRVGDWVVIQKAGDVIPQVVGVDVAARAEDARPFVMPDRCPVCGSAAVREEGEAVRRCVNTACPAQVRERILHWAGRDAMDIDGLGPSLVDRLLEAGLVRDVVDLYRLRAEDLVPLERMGRKSAENLVARIQESRERPLSRLLFALGIRHVGERAAALLASHFGDIDRLARASVEDLTAIPEIGEKIARSVVTYFSQPETASLIARLKEAGVRTEEPGRVPSGELPFAGKTFVLTGTLSIPRRDAEEMIAALGGRVSGSVSRKTDYVVAGESPGSKLDKARELGVPVLDEAAFMKLVEEARAAVAGGDGRGGARAGSEGTDDADFGR